GACAACCTGGACAGGCTGGGTCGCCAGACGATGTCCACCGTGCCGCTGACCCTGAGCACGCCCGAGGCCGCCGCGCGTACCGGGGTCACCCCGATGCGCCCCTGGCAGCACCACGACGTCGGCCGGGTTCGCGTCACCGCGGTTCCCGCCCTGCACGGCCCGCCGGGATGCGAGCCCATCGTCGGCCAGGTCACCGGCTTCGTGCTCACCGGCGACGGGCTGCCCACCGTCTACATCAGCGGGGACAACGCCTCGCTGGAGTACGTGGAGCTCATCGCCGGGCGGTTCCCGGCCGTCGACGTCGCGCTGCTGTTCGGTGGCGCCGTCCGCACGCCCATGATCGACGAGCGGCTCACCCTGAACGCCGCCGAGATGGTGATCGCCGCGCGCCTGCTGAAAGCCCGGCAGGTCGTGCCGCTCCATGTCGAGGGCTGGACCCACTTCACCGAGAACCAGGCGGACGTGCGCGCGGCGTTCTCCGAAGCCGATCTCGACCACCTGCTCGTCTCCCCCGCCCCGGGGCGACCGGTGCCCCTGGGA
This region of Streptosporangium sp. NBC_01495 genomic DNA includes:
- a CDS encoding MBL fold metallo-hydrolase, with amino-acid sequence MATIITVIGGPTALLEIGGLRILTDPTFDPPGDHPVGPLTLTKTIGPALSPADVGRVDLVLLSHDQHPDNLDRLGRQTMSTVPLTLSTPEAAARTGVTPMRPWQHHDVGRVRVTAVPALHGPPGCEPIVGQVTGFVLTGDGLPTVYISGDNASLEYVELIAGRFPAVDVALLFGGAVRTPMIDERLTLNAAEMVIAARLLKARQVVPLHVEGWTHFTENQADVRAAFSEADLDHLLVSPAPGRPVPLGDGDL